The Terriglobales bacterium genome contains a region encoding:
- a CDS encoding cytochrome c-type biogenesis protein CcmH, with amino-acid sequence MKASVVRRSLQLIAVSLVAILLMGAGDDARFNKLGNKMMCACGCHQILLACNHVGCTYSDRMRDELSMALTRGDSDDLVLQAFVQKYGPTVLAAPPATGFNLVAWVMPFAVFFSAMGFAVLVVLRWKQRAPAATPASASPELEAMRLRARRETEL; translated from the coding sequence ATGAAGGCTTCGGTGGTGCGGCGTAGCCTCCAGTTGATTGCAGTCAGTCTGGTCGCGATCCTGTTGATGGGCGCGGGCGACGATGCGCGCTTCAACAAGCTGGGGAACAAGATGATGTGCGCCTGCGGCTGCCACCAGATCCTGCTGGCGTGCAACCACGTGGGCTGCACCTACTCCGACCGCATGCGGGACGAGCTCTCTATGGCGCTCACCCGCGGCGACTCCGACGACCTGGTGCTGCAGGCCTTCGTGCAGAAGTATGGGCCGACGGTGCTGGCCGCGCCTCCTGCCACTGGCTTCAACCTGGTGGCCTGGGTGATGCCTTTCGCCGTCTTCTTCTCCGCCATGGGATTCGCGGTGCTGGTGGTGCTGCGCTGGAAGCAGCGCGCCCCCGCCGCCACTCCGGCCTCGGCTTCACCGGAGCTGGAAGCGATGCGGCTGCGCGCCCGCCGGGAGACCGAGCTATGA
- a CDS encoding carboxypeptidase regulatory-like domain-containing protein: protein MILKETFHAALLLAAFSTAAWAAEITGTVRNATTGKPAAGDDVVLLNMASGMDEVGRAKTDSQGRFRLTVDDAATPHLIRVNHQKVNYHKTAPPGTQSVEVEVYDAAAKVEGVRAIVEVLRFEADSSSLQVTELYGISNNSQPPRTQMSQRSFEIFLPAGAEIQASTAMSTGGMPVNSAPVPTGEKNRYAFVFPLRPGETRFQVSYRLPYSGEADFQPRLAMPTEHMVVMVPPSMRFRSNAGEGAFQAMPEETGANVQVATSARPGAEPGFHLSGVGVMPREAQAQGTGETKPLAQGAAPAGGGGGGEEAAGRPGGGLGRPIDTPDPLHEYRWQFLGGLTLLLAMGAFFVWNRSAGAAAAAPAAGFSATPGAGFPPVARDRSALLLEALKDELFQLETERHQGKISAAEYEQAKAALDQTIQRAVTRRKRDS from the coding sequence GTGATCCTGAAAGAGACATTTCACGCCGCGCTCCTGTTGGCGGCGTTCTCCACCGCCGCTTGGGCCGCGGAGATCACTGGGACCGTCCGCAACGCCACCACCGGCAAGCCGGCCGCCGGGGACGATGTGGTCCTGCTGAACATGGCGAGCGGCATGGACGAAGTGGGACGCGCCAAAACCGACTCCCAGGGCCGCTTCCGCCTCACCGTGGACGACGCCGCGACGCCGCACCTGATCCGCGTGAACCACCAGAAGGTGAACTACCACAAGACCGCGCCTCCGGGGACGCAGTCGGTGGAGGTGGAGGTCTACGACGCGGCCGCCAAGGTCGAAGGCGTGCGCGCCATCGTGGAGGTGCTGCGCTTCGAGGCTGATTCCTCCTCGCTCCAGGTCACCGAGCTCTACGGCATCAGCAACAACTCGCAGCCGCCGCGGACGCAGATGAGCCAGCGCAGCTTTGAGATCTTCCTGCCCGCGGGCGCCGAGATCCAGGCCTCGACTGCCATGAGCACGGGAGGGATGCCGGTGAACTCCGCTCCCGTGCCCACGGGCGAGAAGAACCGCTACGCCTTCGTCTTCCCGCTGCGGCCGGGCGAGACGCGCTTCCAGGTCTCCTATCGCCTGCCCTATTCCGGCGAGGCCGACTTTCAGCCGCGGCTGGCGATGCCCACCGAGCACATGGTGGTGATGGTGCCGCCCTCCATGCGCTTCCGCTCGAACGCGGGCGAGGGCGCCTTCCAGGCCATGCCGGAAGAGACCGGGGCCAACGTGCAAGTGGCGACCAGCGCGCGTCCCGGCGCCGAGCCCGGCTTCCACCTCTCGGGCGTGGGCGTGATGCCGCGCGAGGCCCAGGCCCAGGGCACCGGAGAAACGAAGCCGCTCGCTCAGGGGGCCGCCCCGGCGGGTGGAGGCGGGGGCGGAGAAGAAGCTGCGGGCCGTCCGGGTGGCGGCCTGGGCCGTCCCATCGATACTCCCGACCCGCTGCATGAGTATCGCTGGCAATTCCTCGGCGGGTTGACCCTGCTGCTGGCCATGGGCGCGTTCTTTGTGTGGAACCGCTCTGCCGGCGCCGCGGCTGCCGCTCCCGCTGCGGGCTTTTCGGCGACTCCGGGCGCGGGGTTTCCGCCCGTGGCGCGCGACCGCTCCGCGCTTTTGCTGGAAGCGCTCAAGGATGAACTCTTCCAACTGGAGACGGAACGC